GACATTGGTTGTAGACTGATATACTGCTGCTGTGCCTGTGGCTGTTGTACAGTCTGTGGTATTTGTATGGGTGGTTGTGGAGCCGGCGGTTTCTGAGATCTCGGTGACTGTGTTGACGTCAGTGGAGGAGTGGATGGTGGTAACACTTTGGATTTTTCATATTCTACACCATCTGGGGGAGTCTTGAAAATCTGTGTGAATGAGATGTGTCAGTAGGTTAAAATGAACATGTATAATAAACATATAGTGTAACATTTCATGATTGAATTGGCATAGAAAACATGACAGAATCGGAAAACCATCACAGTTAGCAATTTCACTTAAATAATCTGGAAAAGTAAACAAATGTCTTCAACTTCATGTACAATTTCCATTTCATAGATGTTTTCTATTACTTATACAACTTCATGATTCTTTTGTCCTCATTGTACCCATTTGGATCAAACTTTACCAATAACAGATGACACCAAAATTCTGTATACTTCTAACTAACCAATCCAAGCTGTGTAAGTCTACCAAAACAACTgaaataatttgattttggtAATATAGCAATAAATTCACTTAAACTGGTCTTATCACTTCACTGTTGACActtactttcaaaatcaacacctTATGCAGAATCAAtcattttgaactgaaatttggcaaataaaaatcaaaggacaaaaaacacaaaagagaCGATGCATATGTCATCAATCCACTCACCTTGTCATATTCATTTATCAAGATCTCAACAACAATgttacaaaatttaatttccataATTGCAGCGACTGTCTCTTCCTCTGGTCTCATTAACGTTGGACCAAAACAAACACCTAGGTTTGGTGTTGTCATCAAGTTCTTGTCTGAATGTTGAGACACTCTGCAAAACAAAGTGAAGTCCATAAAGAATCTGTCATTTGTACATGTAACTTATGTGTATGCTGTGCATTTTGTGGATGTGTACATACAGGGACAGTGTATATCCCTGAATGTGTTTACTGTATTTTGCCTCTGTACATATAATATGAAgggatgtatatatgtatgaatgtgtGTGCACAGAAGTGTATTCATTAGAATATAAATACCTTTTTTTAAAATCAGAGCATTCGTCAATGCATctgcatatatgtaaaattttctttagTGAAAGAAGTATTCTGGCTTGAAATGCACTGCTACTCACTTATTAAGGTGTGCCATAAGTAGTTCAagcatttcaaagttggattcaGGAAGTTGATGTACCACTTCATGGATGTCATTCACTCTCAACGTTCTAGACTCCTTCTTAGCAGcagtgatgaaatcttcatgaTATTTGAATGTCATCAGTGGTTCCGGTAGATTCCTATCCATGTATGCAGAAGAGTGCTAGTTTTAGGAAATTATGCTGAACATGACTTTGCATATCACTCCTGACATTCATAATCAAGGTTTTCAATTCAGTGTGCCAGGCAATCAGGAAAATGCacttcaaaatgtcaactaTACTTTTGAAAGACCATTTTTGAATCCaatgttttgaatttatgaAGGTGTACGGTAGGTGCAAGCTACTGAAAAACTTTGAAGCTTAACTTTTCTTACAAAATGAACTGCAGGTAGGAAGATGGCTTGCCAGGAAAAGATGAAATTATCAATTTCTACAGAGCTCATTTAAAGCAATAGAGTGTATGATGAGTTAAAGAAACTGATTCTTCAACTTCTAGATCTTTAAAAGTAAGACAAATTAACCgaaacaagaaaacatacatctgcacatacatacccacatacatacatacagacatacagacgccaccgactcatcatatacgctctttttggtatttatatatataccaaatatgagctaaaaacaaccTTCTCATACAGAGGGTGTTGTTCATGAAGTTCTTACTCTAGCATAGTTTACAGATAGTGGCGGTTCAGGGCCTTTACAGttcaacttttgtttttatttatgtatAATTGGGTTACCTGAAGTATGTTTTGAGAGCACTAGTTATGGTCTTGACTTCCCATTCCCCAGGATCATCTAAGTTCACCTTATCTGCTTTCCTTTTATCTGTAATAACAACATTAAATGCAGTCCATAGCTTGTCTTGTAAATTCAATACAAAGTTCTCCTGTCAACCCATTGCACTTGTGGTGTGGCATGCACTAATGTTGAACAGTTATCAGTAATTGTCTTTGAAGTTTTCCATAATATCTTTTAAACAGTGAGTATCAGTCGTGCAATGGTCATCAACTCTTTAAACCCACagaattttttgcaaacagaTTAACTATAACGTTCACAGTGCAGAGTAACACAGCAGTTTCTCTGATTGATTGGGAACATCAGATATCCAGTGTGCCGTCTTAGCTAAACTGATGCAGCACTGATGCAAAATAATTACCTCAGAAAGAATTCTCACATAAGTACACATACTTATAAATTGTTTACGTAGAAATTTCCAGGAACTGCTTATTTGACTTGAAGAGTTTGTGACTGAGAAAACACACTGGATACCTCCATCATTtcatgtcaaagttcaaatcaCACCAACTGGAATACCATGATGAAAGCTACCAATGACATCAAGGATCATCCAAGAATTGGCAACCAATAGTTCAAGTAAGGTTTCAGGCTCATTGAGAGATCAAATTGAAAAAGTACAACTTACCTAGACACATATTAGTTAGCTTATTGACTTTGGAGTTGACCCCTACGACCCTGTACAGGCCTTGTTCATGCAGCCCTGTGAAGAACAAACCAATCGATCAACGTTGGGTATTTGAGAACAGAATGGTGTGAAACAACAGTGAGTGTGCAATTGGATATAAACACAGTTGTCTATTGATACAGACTTATCTTCTTGAACTGATTCACAAAGTTTGCATACACAATTGTATTCTCTGTCTGCCAGTCATTCTGCCATTACATCTGGTTTGTTTCATCCTATATTTccatcaatcaattaatcaaatgGATTCCTATAGCGCTTAACTCCAAAACGCAGTAGTGTTTACTTTGATCCATTTACTTATCTATGTCACTCACTCCTTTCAGGCATCAAGCAAACAGAATACAGAGACAGCGCATGTTTAAAATCATTCACCCAAAGTTTCCAGAATATGACATTGCATGAGACAAATTGTTTGTCATTCTATTCATTTTCACTATTATTTCATTTGCAACTTACCTCTGCCTTCTATGGCTTCTATACATCTCTTGATAAATGTAACTCCAATATCATTCAAGAGATCTAGAATACACAGAGAGAGGAAGAAAGACCCAAATCATAAAGTTacgaaaaaaattaatgaattgaACATGTTGCCATCTTAcccaaaactgaaaaatttacaaaatttgaaactttgaaagagTACTTAATGCTCTCTTTGCTCTCTTTGCAAAGCAGTTTTACAAACTGATTTGTGAACGCATGGTGTCTTCCATGAGGTAGTATGTTATACTGGATGAGGTATTATGTTATACTGGTATCAGAATGTGACATCCACAGCGTGATTTCCTTTTTTAATAGGTTTTGAAATCCTCGTGGGGGAACAGATTGAGCCTTTGAACCCTGACCGCCTGGTGACCTGTGACATCAACAATGGATTTTCCAAGAACAGGGTTACAAGTGTTAGCTGCCATATGTTCAATACTGCTCAGTTTATCTACTTCATGATGTCAGATAAATCACATTCAATGTCCTCTTGGTAAAGGTTCTGATTGCATAAAACTGAGATAAAAAAGACACATTAATTTGCAATGAACACCACACTGATGTAAAAACTGTTGGACATAGATCCAGGTACACACTTACTCTCTTCTGTAGTTGTTGTCCTTCCAGGCTGTATGTATATCTATAATAAAGTGACAACAAAGCCAGCACAATTTCACTATGAGGTTACAACGATTTCTGTTTTATCATCTATATATAACCAGGCACAAATCTTATTTTCCATATAAACCCTCCCTCTAGGAAGGTTTTAAGACTTCAGTATTATGATGTGATAAGCACTGTGTAAATATCACAatcaacacaaaatacaaatatgtgcTACTTTCACTTTCGTAAGAGACATACAAAAACCTATctaaaatgtacatgaatgtttCTGAATCACAGTTGATATTATGAAATTATCTGTTCAAGAGCAATGCAAAAATTCTGGCAAGTCTTTGTATAAAAGCGTAAAATCATGTGGATGCAGCAAGGCAGGGTGGGAAATACTAGTGAAAGCCTGTCCTAGTAACTACTCACAGTAAAAGTTTCAGAGTTACCTCCTGAATGGAAAGGTggaaattaattttgatttttggttTGACAAGATCAAAAGTGATGAGTAGCAAGAGTCAGTGTGCAGCACATATGACACAATTATCAAGGCAGGTACAACGTTGCTTAGGCAGGCAACTATTAGAAGTTACCTGCCCAGACATCTGGTTTTTATTTTCCAGTAATTTCCTGTCCTGAACACAGGGGATCACTTGCTGTGAGTACATGTTTTCTGAGCTTCAAGTAACAGCCTCCCTTATTGCATACTTACCGGTTCTTTGCCATCCATTGCTTCCAGCCATAATTTCCTGTCTTCTTCCGTAGCTGCCTGTAGCGTTATGGTACCACCCCTACACAATGAAATGACAGCATGGTAAGTTAGGTGGGAGGATTCTGTTGATAAATCTCATAAGATCTGTTAGCATACCACTGTTAGATTGATGTGTGTGACACAATCCATTTTCACAGCTGGCATGATTTGGAAATTCATAACATGGAtgcatattttgcatttttggatAATGTGACAAAAAAGTTAGTTTGTTGAATAGCAGAAACACATCTGCACAATATTATCTGaccatttgaattttgtatcaGAAAAGTTATTGTGTTTTCACTGCTTTTAAGGGTTTAATTTTTTATATCAGATTTGTATGGGGAAATGTACCATTACTTCGTTAATAGTACAAAACAGTTAAGGCTAGTATTATTGTGTGAGATTTTGTAAATTAAAGACATTGATTGAAAGTACCTTTCAGAAACTGTGATGTCAAAGCAAAACCTTTTATCGATAGAATCTGTCGTCCTCCTGTCAACAGAACAATGAAATGCACAttagaaatacaaaatgaaagctgTATATAAAAAGtgtcaaatgaaatattatagCATGCTTAGCTGGATtccagcaatctgattggctggagccaggGTTTAtgttctcaacaagaagacctgcacGCTACGTAACATATTTTAGCTTGCGCAAATTTCGAACTGCAGCTTGAGAGCTCAATGTGCTATAatagacaggtttggctacacaTTTTACGTGAACATGAACGTGTAATGTCACGAATCTCTGTGATAATGTCATCGACTTGTGTGTAGGTTCTTGACATACACGGAGCCAGCGTTGCGTATTTACGTGGAGACAGCTGTTATAACATAATTTGTAAacatgtaaatttattctcatctttaggtatcaaaacatgatataaactgtgaatcattcatGCACGTTGACCGTGGTTGGATATATGATGATGACATCCTCAAAGATATTCATgcattttcgttatttttatgtgaaatttcttcGTTGATTCGCGGCATACGGGATAACCATTGAGCTATCCCTGAGATGTGGAAACAGACTATGGGGACCGATTCAAGCAGAATATGTTTCTGCGCCTGCCACATGAATGGGTGGCGTAACATGTAGCCAAACGGATTTTTGCACGTGAACATGTACGCCAACGCCAACGTGGATTCTACACATTCACGTTCACATAAAACGTGTAGCCACACCTTTCTAAAGTCGAACAAGTATACAGCTAGAGATTGATtatgattgttaaattttagtcttgTGCAGCTTgatgaacaaacaaatgaagagtttgtaTAAGCAGCAACGGCGATGTAATaacaacataatttttgaaagtaTTTTGAGCTTTCTtcaagtaaaattcttcaaaattcaTGTGTAATCACGGTATTGATGCGTTGCGTTACCGTATTATATGGAATCAACTGTGCATGCGCAtgcgttctgaaacgttcttgTTAGAGTTTGTATTGAGGCGAGGCACCTGAATCCTCATTAAAACTTCGGTCCTGAATAACGACATTGTCCACTTGTATTTAAACTTCAGTATGTTATAATAAGGTTAtctggttgcggatataagacctctgtggtgaaaattagcatatttgggtgaaataatcaccttgCTTTGCTCGATGATTATTTCTAATTGTCACCCCAGAGGTCTAATATCGGCAACCAAATACCCTTgcttgccatttataacttCTAATTACAATAAAGGaaatctgtaaattgtgaacTTCAGCATTGCCAGAAAAAAGTTGATATATTTAGGCAATTTTCTGCAAAACATCCATTAGACTCTGATGAGTGATAACttcatgaattttcatttgtaatttgatGAAAGTCAGTTGCTGAACAGATTGTGAGTGGCACACAAAACtaaattgacaaatattacaCTATTTGAGCAAACAGGGGCCAACTAAACAGCATTACTAGAAATCAGCTATGTACTATAAGACTTaatattacattacattttCACTTCCTTTATTTCACACGGGCATCAATGGTTTGAAAAACCTAGATTTACACAATTTCACCACCatgtttgtcccaaatccattgtttttctATGgtaagttggacctgtatacagggaactgggggtgaaagggttacacAAAtttataatgatgataatgaagaCAAAAGTTACAATCGCCAACATACAGTACTTGCCTTATACAAGTAGTTATGTGTAGAGTTTCTGAACCGCTTATTTTGCTCTGAACTTGACTATATGGTACgactatgaatattttgttctcttttTGGTACATACAGTAGTGTTTGACCCACGTAGAACCAATTGCACCTGTAGAGAAAGAAATGATAGTAACTCTTCAAAAAGACAACATCTCAGCGACAACAAAGCAATATATCAACACATCTTCAAATCAGCTTTCAAAAACACAggattattaattttttatgacACATATACTTTCATACATATCTACTTTGATTTGCAATACATATTTGGTTACACGCaaatttataataataacaTTGTAGGGATAAAGAGACATTTTAGAAtctgaaaatattcaatggtgAGGCATCACTTTACCAGTACTTGTCATTCAGTGTTAGATAAACGGTCACGATTGGTACTTTACCAAAATTTAGCAGGACTTGCCCAAGAATGACATGTCCAATGAAGAAATCTTACTTACGTTTCTCAAATATGAACAAGTAACCTTGCCTTGTGTACATCTTGGGAACCTTGCCTTCTTGTGGCCTCTGTAAACAAAACAATGAGATCAGTCAGCAATCTGAAGCTTCATGTTGGAGAAGGGAGAATGCTTGACACTGTTTGACTAAAAAAAGACAGTACAGAATGGGATGGACACATTTGTCCTGTTCAGTGggaaaatatgtttttcatgatattttttacGGTTTTTCTTGATCTCATTAACTGATAGGAAGTGTTTGCACTTGACTCTAAGAAAGCTGATTTACCGGTACTATCTGGAAATTAATCTTGACTACAATGATGATGTCTGGGCTTGTAGACACTAGAAAAAGAGGTCTATACAAGCAAGATGTATTCAATCTGAATCAAAGTACAAATGACATCATACACATGGATGGAAGTTAAAATTACACATGTTGCATTGAAGCGGtgtgacacacacacatttgaatttctttcatatATTCATTCTCTTCATCCCTTAACTATCACTCTGTACTTACTTCTTGCATTTTCTTCATTAGACTTTCAGTTTCATCTCTTGTACTGTTGAAGTTTTCTCTCGTCTgcaacaaacagacagaaattTTAGGTTCACACTAATTGAGATAGAacaatataaaattaactttttacttCATGTATTGCTTTCCTCAcataaaaatgaacaattcTAAATCTTTGACAAATTCTTGACCATACTAAATGAATGACCACCTTAGATCTAAGAGGTCATGGATAATTTAGATATGTGCATGACAAAAAAACTCACTTGCGTTTAGAGACGGAAGGGATATAGCTCAATTTTGATTATAATGCACAAATTCACAGTATTTGTGTTCCACCGTTACACCatggaatctgtgtttttgtgGTATAGTCACTTGCCCTTCAgattttgttttctgtcagcGATTACACTTCTGACAACCCAATTATTATGTTTTGGAAGAGTTCAAATCATAATTTTCATCTACAGATTTTTGAACTTCAAGAATTTCATTTAAGGAGTGGGTTTGAGGTCAAATGCGATGAATTTAATTtgtcatatacatgtaaatattttaattatctACGGGCCCTCAGACAGGAAATCTTagtgaaaaggaaaaaacaaaGAAGAGATCCTACACTAACAGTATCATTTAACAGAGCTGCAATAGTCAGTGGTCACGTGTACATGTGTCTCAGTCTGACGTGCTGTATCCACAGAAGTCTGATATCTTGACAGTATCTTTTCATTCAGACAGGGATAACTATTGTCATCATCACAGACACCAACTGGAGTTTCTCTTGGCATCCACAACTGGCAATCTTTGCCTGACTCACCATACTGACAAAATTGTCAGTTGCATAGCTTAGCTAGCAAAAGTCAATGTTTACTTAACACaacatatttttgtgaaattgaagGACTTACAGTTTGCAACTTCAGCTGTAGATCTGTCATGTATGGTTTGAATTCATTTCTGAGTTCATGACCTGTTAGGaatcaaatgtatgaaatctCAACCATTCAGTTCATTTCTCAGagaaattaataataataacaatgacACTTTATTAccatttgtatcaaaa
This DNA window, taken from Ptychodera flava strain L36383 chromosome 4, AS_Pfla_20210202, whole genome shotgun sequence, encodes the following:
- the LOC139130768 gene encoding rho GTPase-activating protein 26-like isoform X4, whose product is MGLLPLEFSDCHLDSPYFRENLHQHEQELDRTNHAIKQLIKECKALLSAAKGLSKAQRSFAETLKNFNFETIGINQTDDEIVIADSLREFGKLISAIEDERDRMLERAHDQFIVPLETFRKEQIGSAKEGKKKFDKQTEKFCSLLEKHVNLSSKKKETSLQEADTTLETEKKTFHQASLEYVFRLQEVQEKKKFEFVEILLGFMYGWLTFYHQGHELRNEFKPYMTDLQLKLQTTRENFNSTRDETESLMKKMQERPQEGKVPKMYTRQGYLFIFEKRAIGSTWVKHYCMYQKENKIFIVVPYSQVQSKISGSETLHITTCIRRTTDSIDKRFCFDITVSERGGTITLQAATEEDRKLWLEAMDGKEPIYIQPGRTTTTEENLLNDIGVTFIKRCIEAIEGRGLHEQGLYRVVGVNSKVNKLTNMCLDKRKADKVNLDDPGEWEVKTITSALKTYFRNLPEPLMTFKYHEDFITAAKKESRTLRVNDIHEVVHQLPESNFEMLELLMAHLNKVSQHSDKNLMTTPNLGVCFGPTLMRPEEETVAAIMEIKFCNIVVEILINEYDKIFKTPPDGVEYEKSKVLPPSTPPLTSTQSPRSQKPPAPQPPIQIPQTVQQPQAQQQYISLQPMSHQQQQTANVNLRRPNRPRDSNPENQFTGSSSSSSESISSRSSSTTHSSTSSPPANKKNHSNAGKIKKSLKSPLKRLARSNSSNSSNSSGISGPPPARPNNLPISVPSKTSREDRTRLSSSSLSASGTGTPTTPDTPDTFKTTGMCVRTLYACEAENDSELSFQPNQIIYNVHPSKEPGWLEGTLDGKSGLIPENYVEILPT